In Panulirus ornatus isolate Po-2019 chromosome 30, ASM3632096v1, whole genome shotgun sequence, a single genomic region encodes these proteins:
- the LOC139758541 gene encoding uncharacterized protein, whose amino-acid sequence MTCLTPMRVTLLQLAPSRMRNLMLGVAIAVAVLFLTVSLSQIFLPPIAVKEDIRHDLQQKVASLQKQQYETRLLLNRLYCATKTVLPSGGFCINENKIIVGGNDMWSATLLVREAPTNQAARLSDLQLTEPHGEALCLTQHYGCFLPPAGLTMKQQQTLLSDDRWDGASNIDELSGGKIQVVDLSVPVDLGRRFDWVMSLEVGEHIPPAGEEAFLDDVVGHACKGVVLSWAVPGQNGHHHVNCRSNDYIKAKMALRGLKPQAEEERKLRDKVEISHFKNTIMVFTFLEERC is encoded by the exons ATGACCTGCTTGACCCCCATGCGAGTGACGTTGTTGCAACTTGCACCAAGCAGGATGAGG AACCTGATGCTGGGGGTGGCGATTGCCGTGGCGGTCCTGTTTCTGACCGTGAGCCTCTCTCAGATCTTCCTTCCGCCCATCGCCGTCAAGGAGGACATTCGCCATGACCTCCAGCAGAAAGTG GCGAGTCTTCAGAAGCAGCAGTACGAGACGCGGCTGCTGCTGAACCGGCTGTACTGCGCCACCAAGACGGTGCTGCCATCTGGAGGCTTCTGCATCAACGAGAACAAGATAATTGTTGGCGGCAACGACATGTGGAGTGCCACG CTTCTTGTACGTGAagcaccaaccaaccaagcagcaCGGCTCTCTGATCTGCAGCTCACAGAACCACACGGAGAAGCACTTTGTCTAACTCAACATTACGGCTGCTTCCTACCTCCCGCAGGCTTAACAATGAAACAGCAGCAAACTCTCCTTTCTGACGACC GGTGGGACGGAGCATCGAACATTGACGAGCTGAGCGGCGGGAAGATCCAGGTAGTGGATTTGTCTGTTCCCGTGGATCTTGGGCGTCGCTTTGACTGGGTGATGAGTTTGGAGGTCGGGGAGCACATCCCTCCCGCTGGGGAGGAGGCTTTCCTGGATGATGTTGTCGGACACGCCTGCAAAG GTGTGGTGCTGTCGTGGGCAGTGCCGGGTCAAAATGGTCACCACCACGTCAACTGCCGCTCCAATGACTACATCAAGGCCAAAATGGCCCTCAGGGGCCTGAAGccgcaggcggaggaggagaggaagctgAGAGACAAAGTGGAAATATCTCACTTCAAGAACACGATCATGGTGTTCACATTTCTTGAAGAACGTTGCTAA